A window of Maniola hyperantus chromosome 26, iAphHyp1.2, whole genome shotgun sequence contains these coding sequences:
- the LOC138404181 gene encoding LOW QUALITY PROTEIN: uncharacterized protein (The sequence of the model RefSeq protein was modified relative to this genomic sequence to represent the inferred CDS: inserted 7 bases in 5 codons; deleted 1 base in 1 codon; substituted 1 base at 1 genomic stop codon) has translation MRGHRRVHPRTQFSQYNFLTLGVYSRXVIMDTLMLYYLSRRRRRRIAKKRRQPXKPFVESRLLCGXIRKFGILRKRKVFFQLFKVSXQVYDELYXKLEAYLKTNNLRLKSTSIVSPMERFAMTLRYLVSGHTFVDIHLAYQTGLTTVRKIVTEVCQIIIERLKEECIPKFSRALWVETEKGFXTQAQFPNCIGAIDGKHIRIIRPPHSGSLYYNYKHYYSIVLLAMCNANYEFTYINVGVQGKESDSAIFTQSRLYEQINNDLIDIPPAKALPVIHNDKPTNIAATAALPYIIVGDEAFGLSSHVMRPYARALDLNYKKKIFNYRLTRARRYIECTFGIMAQRIVYLTYVIIK, from the exons ATGCGCGGGCATCGGCGCGTGCATCCGCGTACGCAGTTTTCTCAGTACAATTTTTTGACGTTGGGAGTGTACAGTCGA TAAGTAATAATGGATACATTAATGTTGTATTATTTATCAAGACGACGGCGACGACGAATTGCCAAAAAAAGACGCCAGCC TAAGCCGTTCGTTGAATCTAGGTTACTGTGCGG AATTCGGAAGTTTGGTATATTAAGAaaaagaaaggttttttttcaACTATTTAAAGTTT TACAAGTCTATGATGAATTAT TCAAACTGGAAGCCTATTTGAAGACTAACAATCTACGATTGAAATCTACGTCAATCGTATCACCAATGGAACGATTTGCAATGACATTGCG atATTTAGTTAGTGGACATACCTTCGTCGATATTCATCTGGCGTATCAGACAGGACTAACCACGGTCAGAAAAATAGTAACAGAAGTTTGTCAAATTATAATTGAAAGGTTAAAGGAAGAATGTATACCAAAATTTTCCCGTGCGCTATGGGTAGAGACTGAAAAAGGTT TAACGCAAGCCCAGTTTCCTAACTGCATAGGTGCAATAGACGGAAAACATATACGCATTATAAGACCTCCACATAGTGGTTCCCTCTATTACAACTATAAGCATTACTATTCTATTGTACTGCTTGCAATGTGTAACGCCAACTatgagtttacctatataaacGTGGGAGTGCAGGGTAAAGAATCTGACTCCGCAATTTTCACACAAAGCCGATTGTACGAACAAATCAACAATGACTTAATAGATATTCCTCCTGCCAAAGCATTGCCCGTAATACACAATGATAAACCAACCAACATTGCTGCAACCGCAGCTTTGCCCTATATTATTGTAGGAGATGAAGCATTTGGGTTATCTAGCCATGTCATGCGGCCATATGCTCGAGCTCTCGAtttaaactacaaaaaaaaaatattcaattatagGTTAACGAGAGCGCGACGTTATATTGAGTGTACATTTGGTATCATG gcgCAAAGAATAGTTTACCTAACCTacgttattataaaataa
- the LOC117994232 gene encoding uncharacterized protein produces the protein MTNFDTERVIVEVQCRPAIWDQSSEIFKDRDAKSKAWLDICKVLFENFDDWSEAEKNIQVKKLQQRWKTARDTYIRVRSTKKKLKSGSGSRANKTYVYYNMLSFLDSNSNTQGEESADNFNQSVEQNASPRTSQNNTIIEEDLINVPSTSSSVTKETRSSKKRKCESPTDFELELLNYVKNNTADNMDEDLNFFKSLLPTVKKLSCFKKLLFRTKVLQALIDIEKEMIITIDDLSLTQNTVTNDLESLNVRSDTNNE, from the exons atgacaaattttGATACAGAAAGGGTAATTGTTGAAGTTCAGTGTCGTCCTGCCATATGGGACCAATCAAGCGAAATATTTAAAGACCGGGACGCTAAATCAAAAGCATGGCTAGACATTTGTAAAGTACtgtttgaaaattttgatgACTGGAGTGAAGCagaaaaaaacatacaag TGAAAAAGCTGCAGCAAAGATGGAAAACTGCAAGAGACACTTATATAAGAGTGAGGTctactaaaaaaaaacttaaatcaggCTCCGGTTCCAGGGCAAATAAAACATACGTTTACTATAACATGCTGTCATTTTTAGATTCAAACTCGAATACTCAAGGAGAAGAATCGGCAGACAATTTTAATCAGTCAGTAGAGCAAAACGCGTCACCGAGAACTTCACAAAATAATACGATTATTGAAGAAGATTTGATTAATGTACCTAGCACCAGCTCCAGCGTTACCAAAGAAACACGATCTTCCAAGAAACGTAAGTGCGAATCGCCAACTGATTTCGAATTAGAGTTGTTAAATTACGTGAAGAATAACACTGCAGATAATATGGACGAAGACTTGAATTTTTTTAAGTCATTATTACCAActgtaaaaaaattgagttgctttaaaaaattattatttcgtaCGAAAGTATTACAAGCTTTAATTGATATTGAAAAAGAAATGATTATTACCATTGATGACCTTTCATTAACGCAAAATACGGTAACGAATGATTTAGAATCCTTAAATGTAAGATCAGATACGAACAATGAATAA
- the LOC138404113 gene encoding uncharacterized protein: MAHRLVAVHKRNKQLCRLNRAPVIAAVIGALSIGVSTHDTPKLTHALGDHITNRAVVPLGSPYLRAALGMGLAQRMKQQRANLTAPQVTALMYCEMTMSCVGEVGSPETELTQAQNIIKAMLRATPPTQADVKTTFTKLWEKIEQYDSELNFEVESIDGLTDRFPQITGRFINQRKYFALASGAHAFDPNCIQPESLRLVWAELQEAAGSPVNMEITEENRAAMNIDYDSFVTNWKQASLPELCAYHEAFASAHRTQMERHLIHALFTCLAHLSKGQNKTSSWVENLFKRVQENMVGLPDLEYAVVVEFSKMHAGSKLTNEAIFAALAASFKCLEDTPAASLCWIIEQAAASNITGAHTVADIVSKMLYFPLDNITRSTVPKPQFASLVLLAMHIMVNRFGSLAGPPVPVKEYADLAHLALVIYKKGARQNERNTLTEYADIISKPESLKFSAIKLESQ, encoded by the exons ATGGCTCATCGTCTCGTTGCTGTCCATAAGAGGAATAAACAATTGTGCCGCCTCAACAGAGCGCCTGTAATAGCAGCAGTGATAGGGGCCCTCTCAATCGGGGTATCAACACATGACACTCCCAAATTGACTCATGCATTGGGAGATCATATAACAAACAGGGCTGTGGTTCCATTGGGATCACCGTACCTCCGAGCAGCATTGGGGATGGGACTAGCCCAACGCATGAAGCAGCAACGGGCTAACCTGACAGCACCACAAGTAACTGCTCTTATGTATTGTGAGATGACAATGAGTTGTGTTGGAGAGGTCGGCAGTCCAGAGACTGAATTAACTCAGGCTCAAAACATTATCAAAGCCATGCTTCGAGCAACACCTCCAACTCAAGCCGATGTGAAGACAACATTTACAAAACTATGGGAAAAGATAGAACAGTATGATTCAGAATTGAACTTCGAAGTCGAAAGTATTGATGGGTTGACTGATAGATTCCCGCAAATTACAGGGCGGTTCATTAACCAGCGTAAATATTTTGCTTTAGCTTCTGGTGCGCATGCATTCGATCCCAACTGTATTCAGCCGGAAAGTTTGCGACTGGTTTGGGCTGAGCTGCAAGAGGCCGCAGGAAGTCCCGTCAACATGGAGATAACGGAGGAGAACCGAGCTGCAATGAATATTGATTATGACTCATTCGTGACGAATTGGAAACAGGCCTCATTACCGGAGTTGTGTGCTTACCATGAAGCTTTTGCTTCCGCACACCGTACCCAGATGGAGAGGCATTTGATCCATGCACTCTTCACATGCCTCGCCCACTTGTCTAAAGGCCAAAATAAGACCTCCTCTTGGGTAGAGAATCTATTCAAGCGGGTTCAAGAGAACATGGTGGGGTTACCAGACTTGGAATACGCTGTGGTCGTGGAGTTCAGCAAGATGCACGCTGGGTCGAAATTGACAAATGAAGCCATTTTTGCGGCGCTAGCAGCTTCTTTTAAATGTCTCGAAGACACCCCAGCTGCTTCATTATGCTGGATAATTGAACAAGCGGCAGCTTCTAATATCACAGGGGCCCACACAGTAGCTGACATTGTATCTAAGATGCTATATTTCCCCCTTGACAATATAACGAGGTCCACAGTACCCAAACCTCAATTTGCCTCTCTGGTCCTGTTAGCAATGCATATAATGGTGAATCGGTTCGGGAGTTTAGCAGGGCCACCAGTCCCGGTGAAAGAGTACGCGGATCTGGCTCACTTAGCTTTAGTTATATACAAGAAGGGAGCACGGCAAAATGAACGAAACACGCTTACGGAGTATGCAG ATATAATATCTAAACCGGAGTCTTTAAAATTCTCCGCCATTAAGTtagagtcacaatag